The following coding sequences are from one Streptomyces dengpaensis window:
- a CDS encoding dTDP-4-dehydrorhamnose 3,5-epimerase family protein has product MEPLGIEGAWVDTPKVFADGRGRFHEWFKSEGFRDSIGQGLRLEQANCSRSVIGTLRGIHYASVPPGQAKYVTCVSGAVLDVVVDIRTGSPSFGRWEAVRLDDTTHRCVYISEGLGHAFMALEDNSTVVYLCSQGYAPQREHGINPLDPELAIAWPEELAPHLSDKDATAPTLEEAGRQGLLPSFEGCTAYRRGLAKGICEEDTENVGPLRPHG; this is encoded by the coding sequence ATGGAGCCACTGGGTATCGAAGGGGCCTGGGTAGACACGCCCAAGGTGTTCGCGGACGGCAGGGGCAGATTCCACGAGTGGTTCAAGAGTGAAGGGTTTCGTGATTCCATCGGCCAGGGGCTCCGACTCGAGCAGGCCAACTGCTCCCGCTCCGTTATCGGCACCCTCCGCGGCATCCACTACGCATCGGTCCCACCGGGCCAGGCCAAGTACGTCACTTGCGTCAGCGGCGCCGTCCTCGACGTGGTGGTCGACATCCGCACCGGTTCTCCGAGCTTCGGGAGGTGGGAGGCGGTCAGACTCGACGACACGACGCACCGCTGCGTGTACATCTCGGAAGGGCTGGGCCACGCCTTCATGGCGCTGGAGGACAATTCCACCGTCGTATACCTCTGTTCACAGGGATACGCGCCGCAGCGCGAACACGGGATCAACCCGCTCGACCCCGAGTTGGCCATCGCCTGGCCCGAGGAACTCGCCCCGCACCTTTCCGACAAGGACGCCACTGCGCCCACGCTGGAGGAAGCCGGGCGACAAGGTCTGCTGCCTTCCTTCGAGGGCTGCACCGCGTATCGCAGAGGGCTCGCCAAAGGAATCTGCGAGGAAGACACGGAGAATGTAGGTCCACTGAGGCCGCACGGGTGA
- the rfbA gene encoding glucose-1-phosphate thymidylyltransferase RfbA has translation MRGILLAGGTGSRLWPLTHSVSKQLLPVFDKPMIYYPLSTLVMAGVHEILIITTPQDQYQFRRLLGDGSQLGLRLEYMAQERPEGIAQAFLLGADFIGSESVALILGDNIFHGSGLGTRLARHDDDLKGGRVFAYQVVNPSAYGVVEFDESGMALSIEEKPARPKSRYAVPGLYFYDHHVVDIARGLRPSARGELEISDLNRVYLEAGTLHVTRLDRGTAWLDTGTFTSMMQASEFVRVIEERQGFKVGCVEEAVWRAGLIDDDRLRELAQPLLKSGYGHYLLGLLEDYRYVVVPQRGGGSRHEEPLGRP, from the coding sequence ATGCGAGGAATTCTCCTGGCCGGGGGCACCGGCTCGCGACTGTGGCCACTGACCCACTCTGTGTCGAAGCAACTGCTGCCGGTTTTCGACAAACCGATGATCTATTACCCGCTTTCCACGCTGGTGATGGCCGGTGTCCACGAGATCCTGATCATCACCACCCCTCAAGACCAGTACCAGTTCCGCCGCTTGCTCGGCGACGGCAGTCAACTGGGCCTGCGGCTCGAGTACATGGCGCAGGAGCGTCCGGAGGGCATCGCCCAGGCCTTCCTCCTGGGGGCCGACTTCATCGGCAGCGAGTCGGTGGCCCTGATCCTGGGCGACAACATCTTCCACGGGAGCGGCCTCGGCACCCGGTTGGCCCGCCACGACGACGACCTCAAGGGCGGCAGGGTGTTCGCCTACCAGGTCGTCAACCCCTCGGCCTACGGCGTGGTGGAATTCGACGAGTCGGGCATGGCGCTGTCCATCGAGGAGAAACCGGCCCGGCCGAAGTCCCGCTACGCCGTGCCCGGCCTCTACTTCTACGACCATCACGTCGTGGACATCGCCCGCGGTCTGCGGCCCAGCGCCCGGGGCGAGTTGGAGATCTCCGACCTCAACCGGGTCTATCTGGAGGCCGGGACGCTGCACGTCACGCGACTGGACCGCGGCACCGCCTGGCTGGACACCGGGACCTTCACCTCCATGATGCAGGCTTCGGAGTTCGTCCGGGTGATCGAGGAGCGCCAGGGCTTCAAGGTCGGATGCGTGGAGGAAGCGGTGTGGCGTGCCGGCCTGATCGATGACGACCGGCTCCGGGAACTGGCCCAGCCCCTGCTGAAGAGCGGGTACGGCCACTATCTGCTGGGACTGCTGGAGGACTACCGATATGTCGTCGTGCCCCAGAGAGGCGGGGGATCGCGCCACGAAGAACCCCTGGGCCGGCCCTGA
- the rfbB gene encoding dTDP-glucose 4,6-dehydratase, whose amino-acid sequence MRILVTGGAGFIGSEYVRRRLESDPTARITVLDKLTYSGVEANLAPVSEHSGYTLVRGDICEPDVVDQVMTGQDAVVHFAAESHVDRSIYGAGPFVRSNVMGTQVLLDAARRHGVGRFVHVSTDEVYGSISEGSWTEGWPLAPNSPYSASKAGSDLLALAYHRTHGLDVVVTRCTNNYGPYQFPEKAIPLFITNLIDGNTVPLYGDGRNIRDWLHVSDHCQGIELVLKGGRAGEVYHIGGGTELSNHKLTGLLLDAVGAGWDRVEYVADRKGHDLRYSLDDSKIREQLGYAPQVSFTEGLAATVAWYRAHRSWWEPLKERAELR is encoded by the coding sequence ATGCGCATCCTTGTGACCGGCGGCGCCGGATTCATCGGTTCGGAATACGTCCGCCGACGGCTGGAATCGGATCCGACAGCGCGGATCACCGTCCTCGACAAACTCACCTACTCGGGGGTCGAGGCCAATCTGGCACCGGTGTCGGAACATTCGGGCTACACCCTTGTCCGGGGCGACATCTGCGAGCCGGACGTGGTCGACCAGGTGATGACGGGCCAGGACGCGGTGGTCCATTTCGCCGCCGAGTCGCACGTGGACCGGTCGATCTACGGGGCCGGTCCGTTCGTTCGCAGCAATGTGATGGGCACGCAGGTGCTTTTGGACGCGGCCCGCCGGCACGGTGTCGGCCGATTCGTGCACGTCTCCACCGACGAGGTCTACGGCTCGATCAGCGAAGGCTCATGGACCGAAGGGTGGCCTTTGGCGCCGAACTCCCCGTACTCCGCGTCGAAAGCCGGCTCCGACCTGCTGGCGCTCGCCTACCACCGCACCCACGGCCTCGACGTGGTGGTCACCCGGTGCACCAACAACTACGGGCCGTACCAGTTCCCCGAGAAGGCCATCCCGCTCTTCATCACCAACCTGATCGACGGGAACACGGTCCCCCTGTACGGAGACGGCCGCAACATCCGCGACTGGCTGCACGTCTCCGACCACTGCCAGGGCATCGAACTGGTCCTGAAGGGCGGAAGGGCCGGAGAGGTTTACCACATCGGCGGCGGGACCGAGCTGAGCAACCACAAGCTCACCGGCCTGCTGCTGGACGCGGTCGGCGCCGGCTGGGACCGGGTCGAGTACGTGGCCGACCGCAAAGGCCACGACCTGCGCTACTCGCTGGACGACAGCAAGATCCGTGAGCAGCTCGGCTACGCCCCGCAGGTGTCCTTCACGGAGGGCCTGGCCGCCACGGTCGCCTGGTACCGCGCACACCGCTCCTGGTGGGAGCCGCTCAAGGAGAGGGCCGAGCTGCGATGA